In the Mesorhizobium sp. WSM2240 genome, CAAAGAAAAACCGCCCGCTAAGGCGGACGGTTTCATTGGTCCACGGCAGGGTCAGCTGTTCTTGATCTGCTCGATCGCCTGCGCCAGCAGTTCTTCCATGGTGCGGTGGATCTGGTGGTCCGACTGCTCTACGCCGGCGGCGTCGAAATCCTTGCGAATCTTGCGGAACACGTCGTGGTCGCCCGCTTCCTCGAAATCCGAGTTGATCACTTCCTTGGCGTAGGCTTCGGCATCGTCGCCCAACTTGCCAAGCTTCTCGGCGGCCCAGAGACCGAGCATCTTGTTGCGCCGGACCGTCGCCTTGAAACGCTGTTCCTCATCCATCGCGAACTTTTTCTCAAATCCCTTTTCGCGATCGTTCATGCTGCTCATGGCTGTTCCTCCCGGGGGTGGCTGCGATTCGTCGTTGCCGGTCAATATGGGCTTCCCCAGCACAAACCAAAAGGTCGCGCCCCGGTCAATATGCCCTGCCTTCTGCTGCAGTGCGGCATTTCGCTCGGGAAAGCGGTTGATTTGCCTTATTTGCCGATTGAGGAATTGGCGGGATTGGGATAGAGACCGCGTTGAAACC is a window encoding:
- a CDS encoding DUF1476 domain-containing protein, whose protein sequence is MSSMNDREKGFEKKFAMDEEQRFKATVRRNKMLGLWAAEKLGKLGDDAEAYAKEVINSDFEEAGDHDVFRKIRKDFDAAGVEQSDHQIHRTMEELLAQAIEQIKNS